Proteins encoded in a region of the Tripterygium wilfordii isolate XIE 37 chromosome 21, ASM1340144v1, whole genome shotgun sequence genome:
- the LOC119988346 gene encoding pirin-like protein, which yields MIVPGCRRRFLFKLNPKTTKKISAPYFVRNTMSESDQDPGFTRPRLVAKKVLAKLQHEGDGAVVRRGIGRTELRRLDPFLMLDDFSVSPPAGFPDHPHRGFETVTYMLQGGITHQDFGGHKGTIYAGEVQWMTAGRGIIHSEMPAGEGVQRGLQLWINLSSADKMIEPRYQELSREDIKRAEKDGVEVKVIAGESMGVRSPVYTQTPTMYLDFALKPRAQMHQSIQESWNAFVYIIEGEGVFGIPNSSPVSAHHVLVLSPGDGLSVWNKSSKPLRFALVGGQPLNEPVVQYGPFVMNTQAEIDQTIEDYHHSKNGFEKAKYWRSQ from the exons ATGATCGTACCTGGGTGCCGTCGAAGGTTTCTGTTCAAATTAAACCCAAAAACCACCAAGAAAATCAGTGCCCCTTACTTTGTCAGAAACACCATGTCTGAGTCTGATCAAGACCCAGGTTTCACCAGACCAAGATTGGTGGCTAAGAAAGTTTTGGCCAAGCTTCAACATGAGGGTGATGGTGCTGTTGTTAGGAGAGGCATCGGAAG GACTGAATTGAGGCGCTTGGATCCTTTTCTTATGTTGGATGATTTTTCAG TGTCCCCTCCAGCAGGATTTCCTGATCATCCTCACAGAG GTTTTGAGACTGTTACATACATGTTGCAG GGAGGCATCACTCACCAAGATTTTGGAGGACATAAGGGCACAATCTATGCTGGAGAGGTGCAG TGGATGACTGCAGGAAGAGGCATAATCCACTCGGAGATGCCCGCAGGAGAAGGTGTTCAAAGGGGTTTGCAGCTTTGGATCAATCTATCTTCTGCAGATAAAAT GATTGAGCCAAGGTATCAAGAGCTTTCAAGAGAGGACATAAAACGAGCGGAGAAAGATGGAGTTGAAGTGAAAGTAATCGCAGGTGAATCAATGGGAGTCAGATCCCCTGTCTATACACAAACTCCTACAATGTATCTCGATTTTGCGTTGAAACCGCGAGCACAAATGCACCAGAGTATCCAGGAATCATGGAACGCATTTGTGTACATTATTGAAGGGGAGGGCGTGTTTGGCATTCCAAACTCTTCACCTGTATCGGCTCACCATGTCCTGGTTTTGAGTCCTGGAGATGGTCTAAGTGTGTGGAATAAGTCTTCAAAGCCATTGAGGTTTGCCCTAGTAGGAGGACAGCCTCTCAATGAACCAGTGGTTCAGTATGGACCTTTTGTAATGAACACTCAGGCTGAAATCGATCAGACTATCGAGGACTACCACCACAGTAAAAACGGGTTTGAAAAGGCCAAGTACTGGAGATCTCAGTGA